In the genome of Aphanothece sacrum FPU1, the window CCTGAAGATGCCTTAAAACTAGCCCAGGAGAGAGAATTAGATCTGGTTTTGGTGAGTGAAACCGCTAAACCTCCTGTTTGCCGAATCATGGATTACGGTAAGTATAAATTTGAACAGGAGAAAAAAGCCAGAGAAGCTAAGAAAAAA includes:
- the infC gene encoding translation initiation factor IF-3, yielding MIDKRRPQRDLPKINERIRFPEIRVIDSDGSQVGVVTPEDALKLAQERELDLVLVSETAKPPVCRIMDYGKYKFEQEKKAREAKKK